The Bdellovibrio sp. NC01 genome includes the window CGATATCCAATCCTTTCCACAACTGAACTTTCTTCACTCGTTCCGCAGTTGCTTCGTGGGTCACAAAACCTTTGCGAATTTTAAGTTGGTAGTGCGTCTGTGGATCTTCTTCATCAATTTTGAAATCGATATTGGAATTTAGAATTTTAGTTAGTTCTTTCGCTCTCAAATAAGCTCGTCCCGCGCGAACAAAGTGACGTTCAAACTTATCAGCAATATCTTCTGCCGTAAGAATGATGTCCTCTTCCTCTTCTTCACTCGAAGAGTTCGCGTCTTCAAATTCCGCCAACAGTACCAATTTATCCGAAGAAGTCTCTTCGGATTCAATCTCTTCTTCCAATTCTTCTTCAACAAACTTTTCTTGGCGATCCCACCAGATGCCTAAAGCCAGGATTGAACGAACCGACGTAAATGTGTATGGCTCCAAGCCATGACGTTCGCAGAATAAGGCAAAGCCTTCTTTCACTAAGTCTGCATCAATCGGTTCAAAGAAGATGTTGTCGTGGAATTCTGCTGATGCCAAACAATCCGCAAGATTACGAACCGAATCGAACACCATCGCGCTTGAAAATGGTCCCACGCAGAATTCTTCGTCTTGTTCAAAACTCAGATTGCTGAAATCGCGATTGAAAAACACAATTCCACGCGCGCCAACTTTTAAACTGATGTTGTAGCGCGGATCAAGACGTTTGATTTCGTCCGTCTCTAACAATGCCGCCTCAAGAGGGCTACCGCACACTGTAACTTGCAAATCATAAACTTGCGTGAGCATTTCAAGTTTGCGCGGATCACGATTTTTCTGTCCACGGAAATAACTATTCACGCGAGACTTCAGAGAAGTCGCTTTGCCGACGTACAGAATTTCATTCCATTTACTAACCATACGATACACGCCTGGTTGATCAGGTAATTCTAAACGCTTTTCTTTGGGTAAAGGATATTCGTACTTTGTGCGCTTCGCTTTCGGAGTATCCTGCATCCACACCGATAGATCATCAAAAGTATGAATGCCCTTTTCAGCCAGGGCACCGACAAGCCCTTTCCAAATCACACGCGTCGCCTCCACTTGATGTGCGGAACGTTTTAAATCACCAGACGGTAATCCAAAATATCCAGCCAAGCCTTTAATTCCACGGGTCGGAAGATTCGGTAGCAAGCGTTTCGCAATTTCGTGAGTACACAAAATCGGAAAAGGCATTTCTCGTTGAAGCTTTTCATAAGCATCAGCCAAAAATGGTTTTTCAAATTGCGCAAAGTGAATCACACAGTGATGGTCTTTATATTTTTCTTCGATGTTCCCAAATAAATGTTCGGCGGAAAGAGCCGTATCAAGATCTTCAGTGAAGATCCCAGTGATCATCTGAATGCGGTAAGGAACTTTTTCGCCTTCAGGCAAAGCCACGATTGAACTTTCAATCTCGCTGTCCAAAGTCGACCACGCCATCTCTAAGATATGCGCGCCACTTTCAGGCTTAGCGCCCGTTGTCTGAAGATCAAGAAAGAATAAAGGAAGTTCATTAAGCTTCATTGATTACTTCCTCCTTAGCGGGCTTCATGGCCTCGATGCTTTTCCAGAAATCAGTAACATCAGAAATAATTTTTTGCGAGACTAATTCTTGCGGAGACGTTTCAAACCAACCCTGCGGCATCGTCTCTGAATAAGTGCTTTCCAGGAAGCGAGAATCCATCAAAACAATCAGACCCTTATCATTTTCAGAGCGAATCACACGCCCTGCTGACTGAATCGTTTTTGCCATTGCTGGATAAACATACGTGTAATTGAAGGCCACATTTTTTTCGTTCTTCTTTTCAAAGTATTCGCGAATTTTCTCACGTTCGAAATCGAAAGTCGGCAAAGCCGGCCCAATAACAAATGCGCCAATCAACATATCCCCAGGGAAATCCACACCCTCAGAGAAAACTCCGCCCTGCACCGCTAACAACAACGTTGGTAGATCGTTGTTCTTCATGAACGATAAAAAGTCTTCCACTCGCTGCGCTTTCATATCCCGTTGTTGCACTAAGCGCTGATAGAAACTTTCACGTAGATGCTTTTCTACATCCTTCATAAATTCAAAACTAGGAAAGAGGGCAATATAGTTACCCGGCTTCACCGCCATGATCTTTTCCATAGCCTGCGCAATCTTCGGCGCACTAGAAGCACGTTCACGATATTTTGTAGAGATCTGCGGAATTAAAATGATTTTGCGATGCTCACGCGGAAACGGCGATACAAACTCTAAACACTGCGTTTCTTCCTCTGGCAAACCCAGCAACTTCGAAGAAAACTCGAAAGGCTTCAGTGTCGCAGAAAAAGCCACGACATTCTTAAAAGACTTATAGACTTCATGCAAGTGTGCTGAAGCATCACAACAAGTCACCTTCAGTGTTTCGTTCTCTTCACCGAACATGCGACCGCGCTGATAGGTTTGAAAGAACTCTTCCCCACGCAGCTCAAGCGCTAAGGCAAAGTCTGACCAAGTGTTTACCAAACGCAAAATGCCATCTTGATTTTGTATCTCAACATCCGCTTCAAGATATTCAGATAAAAAATCACGCAGACGCTTTTCTAAATCAAAGATCGGATCAAAATCAATTTCCACAATACGCGATTCACCACGATATTCTTCAATCAAGGTTTGTGCTTCTTTGCAAAACTCAAGCGCACGCTTGTAAAACTGTGGTGCCACCTTTTTCAACGAATCTTCTAAATTACGCAATTCACGCGTCGATAAGGACGGTGAAAAATAATCCTGCGCACGTGAAGGCAAGTTATGGGCTTCATCAATCACAAGATTGGCTTTTTCCGAAGGTTCCAATAAAGGCTCACTCAACCGACCCACTAGGCTTCGCGTAGAAAACACATAGTTATAGTCGGCAATCACAACATCGGCACGCTCGATAGCTTCAACAGAAAGTTCGAAGGGACAAACTTGATATTCCTCACCCAGCTCCCGTAATTTTTTCTGACTTAAAGAGCGAAGTTTAGAAACCTTATTAACAAGGTCATTTTCCGCAACCTTCTTATAATAATCCTTCGCAAATTCGCAGTACTGCGGATTACACAAAGGTTCATTCTTAAAACACATCTTACTTTTTGCGGTAATTGTTAAAGGACGAACATTCGCACCCAATTCCTGCAAGCGTTCAACCGCTTCTTCCGCCACTTGATGTTGGGAATTCTTAGGCGTGACATAAATCACCTTCTGTCCACGCGCCAAAGACTCTTTCAACGAAGGATAAAGCACGCCAATTGTTTTTCCTAATCCCGTCGGCGCTTGAATTAACATCCGCTTTTCAGAAGTAAAACCTTCTTCAATAGCAGCGATGAGTTCTGTCTGCCCAGGGCGCGGCGATGAAAATGGAAATTGTAGGTCGCCAGAGATCTCAACGCGTTTTTTGAAGAGCTTTTCGCGCATCTTTGTTTCTTCAACAAGTTCCGCTAAACGTAACGCCATCCATGCTTCGTACTCTTCGATATCAAGATCAAAATACATCTCTGACATCTTGAAGTTGCGCGACGACACCAAAAGCATTTTCAAATCCGGAATTTCCCCGGTTTGTTTATAATAAATGTAACCGTAAGTGCGCAGCTGCCACACGTAAGGATGATTTTCATCTGTCGCAAGCTTGCGTTCTAATGATTCAATATCGAATGCTGATTTGATTTCTTCGATCTGACAAGAATGGCCTTCGACCACACCATCGGCGCGACCTGAAACCACAAAGATGTATTGCTCACGTGTGAATTCCATCTTCAACGGCTTTTCCGCTGTGTAACCCGGAACTTCACGAATGCGTTTA containing:
- a CDS encoding exonuclease domain-containing protein, which produces MKLNELPLFFLDLQTTGAKPESGAHILEMAWSTLDSEIESSIVALPEGEKVPYRIQMITGIFTEDLDTALSAEHLFGNIEEKYKDHHCVIHFAQFEKPFLADAYEKLQREMPFPILCTHEIAKRLLPNLPTRGIKGLAGYFGLPSGDLKRSAHQVEATRVIWKGLVGALAEKGIHTFDDLSVWMQDTPKAKRTKYEYPLPKEKRLELPDQPGVYRMVSKWNEILYVGKATSLKSRVNSYFRGQKNRDPRKLEMLTQVYDLQVTVCGSPLEAALLETDEIKRLDPRYNISLKVGARGIVFFNRDFSNLSFEQDEEFCVGPFSSAMVFDSVRNLADCLASAEFHDNIFFEPIDADLVKEGFALFCERHGLEPYTFTSVRSILALGIWWDRQEKFVEEELEEEIESEETSSDKLVLLAEFEDANSSSEEEEEDIILTAEDIADKFERHFVRAGRAYLRAKELTKILNSNIDFKIDEEDPQTHYQLKIRKGFVTHEATAERVKKVQLWKGLDIDTYDRMSVLLSELMKIQSHDGVVTIQPL
- a CDS encoding ATP-dependent DNA helicase; this encodes MAKKTATRKVHLDIRQFALPCPRVGSIEANSGYGQLPQLGVEIHQNIQRKRIREVPGYTAEKPLKMEFTREQYIFVVSGRADGVVEGHSCQIEEIKSAFDIESLERKLATDENHPYVWQLRTYGYIYYKQTGEIPDLKMLLVSSRNFKMSEMYFDLDIEEYEAWMALRLAELVEETKMREKLFKKRVEISGDLQFPFSSPRPGQTELIAAIEEGFTSEKRMLIQAPTGLGKTIGVLYPSLKESLARGQKVIYVTPKNSQHQVAEEAVERLQELGANVRPLTITAKSKMCFKNEPLCNPQYCEFAKDYYKKVAENDLVNKVSKLRSLSQKKLRELGEEYQVCPFELSVEAIERADVVIADYNYVFSTRSLVGRLSEPLLEPSEKANLVIDEAHNLPSRAQDYFSPSLSTRELRNLEDSLKKVAPQFYKRALEFCKEAQTLIEEYRGESRIVEIDFDPIFDLEKRLRDFLSEYLEADVEIQNQDGILRLVNTWSDFALALELRGEEFFQTYQRGRMFGEENETLKVTCCDASAHLHEVYKSFKNVVAFSATLKPFEFSSKLLGLPEEETQCLEFVSPFPREHRKIILIPQISTKYRERASSAPKIAQAMEKIMAVKPGNYIALFPSFEFMKDVEKHLRESFYQRLVQQRDMKAQRVEDFLSFMKNNDLPTLLLAVQGGVFSEGVDFPGDMLIGAFVIGPALPTFDFEREKIREYFEKKNEKNVAFNYTYVYPAMAKTIQSAGRVIRSENDKGLIVLMDSRFLESTYSETMPQGWFETSPQELVSQKIISDVTDFWKSIEAMKPAKEEVINEA